The following proteins are co-located in the Sulfitobacter guttiformis genome:
- a CDS encoding mechanosensitive ion channel family protein, whose translation MSPVPSYIKRLLSIIALCVAATLATPDFLTAQEDTALWYETETINSGLEAPSKDVDRSSPRAALRSFLELIEKGDLSAALHLMNLSEIPKEEQQALGSQLVSELASIFDRKLRINWSSIPADPSARTTDRAEGQALSEPRRDYFLEDLDVDGQVYAIRLSRYAAQSPDGEFGDPVWLFSRETVDNIDVLYDAFGPRAFESHIPGALKARFGWLNLWEWIALPLLLGAVVCVGMLTSKLVGLGKYISNRRVLSHAFERASLPLSLVTASIAAYWLLGFIVSLSGPVIAVITPALVMLSVVGFSLAALRGIDALIDHVTRRYLGDDYDAPSSSEREFHTSMYAIRRIILVATVGFSLVFVLMQFDILADMGLTLIASAGVLTVILGIAGQTTLGNIVASLQIAIAKPVRIGDSIQYEGDWCIVESIYFTFIRLRTWDERRIIVPVKYFLSYPFKNWSVVNERMLCTIQLVLDPMAEVAVLREKFEAIAKSDPNVIEHDEVVTYVTCHSSNGMTVEFFAMAPDPSTARVIEMRLREKLVDFVRREHPEWWWRERFVESRK comes from the coding sequence GTGAGCCCGGTCCCGTCTTACATAAAACGCTTACTGTCAATTATCGCCCTATGTGTCGCGGCTACGCTGGCGACACCTGATTTCCTTACGGCACAAGAGGACACAGCGCTCTGGTATGAAACGGAAACCATCAATTCAGGTCTTGAAGCGCCGTCGAAAGATGTGGATCGGAGCTCCCCACGCGCCGCGCTCAGAAGCTTTCTTGAGCTAATTGAAAAGGGCGATCTTTCAGCTGCCTTACACCTGATGAATCTGTCGGAAATCCCAAAGGAAGAACAACAGGCTCTTGGTTCGCAGCTTGTGTCCGAACTTGCGTCTATCTTCGACCGCAAGCTCCGGATCAACTGGTCGAGCATTCCGGCTGACCCTTCCGCGCGAACGACCGACCGCGCGGAAGGTCAGGCACTTTCGGAGCCTCGGCGAGACTACTTTCTAGAAGATCTCGACGTGGATGGCCAAGTCTACGCTATTCGTCTCTCCCGCTACGCAGCACAATCCCCTGACGGCGAATTTGGCGACCCTGTCTGGCTTTTCTCTCGAGAAACTGTCGATAATATTGATGTCCTCTACGATGCTTTTGGTCCAAGAGCCTTTGAGAGCCACATTCCGGGCGCGTTAAAAGCAAGATTCGGCTGGTTGAATCTTTGGGAATGGATCGCCCTCCCATTGCTGTTGGGTGCTGTCGTGTGTGTCGGCATGCTTACGTCGAAACTTGTCGGCCTCGGCAAATATATATCCAATCGTCGCGTGCTGAGTCACGCATTCGAACGCGCGTCTTTACCGCTGTCGCTGGTGACAGCATCGATAGCAGCATACTGGCTTCTGGGCTTCATAGTTTCCCTTTCAGGACCGGTCATCGCAGTCATCACACCAGCGTTGGTAATGCTGTCTGTTGTTGGTTTCAGTCTTGCCGCGCTGCGCGGAATTGATGCGCTGATCGACCATGTGACCCGCCGCTATCTGGGCGACGATTATGATGCGCCCAGCTCGTCTGAACGGGAGTTCCACACGTCGATGTATGCTATCCGGCGGATCATCTTGGTGGCCACGGTCGGCTTCTCACTTGTTTTTGTATTGATGCAGTTCGACATTCTTGCCGACATGGGTCTTACATTGATTGCTTCCGCAGGTGTCTTGACGGTCATCCTCGGTATTGCCGGTCAAACAACGCTCGGGAATATCGTAGCCTCCCTGCAGATTGCAATTGCGAAGCCTGTGAGGATTGGCGACAGCATACAATATGAAGGTGACTGGTGTATCGTCGAATCCATTTACTTCACGTTCATAAGGCTGCGTACATGGGACGAAAGACGGATCATAGTACCGGTCAAATATTTTCTTTCCTATCCCTTCAAGAACTGGTCAGTCGTCAATGAACGCATGCTCTGTACGATCCAACTTGTTCTTGATCCGATGGCAGAGGTGGCTGTGCTACGCGAGAAATTTGAGGCAATCGCCAAAAGTGATCCCAACGTGATCGAACACGATGAAGTCGTGACATATGTTACCTGCCATTCGTCGAACGGGATGACGGTTGAGTTCTTCGCGATGGCTCCAGATCCTTCGACAGCCAGAGTAATTGAAATGCGCTTGCGCGAAAAACTTGTAGACTTTGTACGCAGGGAGCACCCTGAATGGTGGTGGCGCGAACGCTTCGTCGAAAGCAGAAAGTGA
- a CDS encoding ATP-binding protein, with product MFRRTTKAPLLILKNWGPDRLTATQRRDCMETVEGRYGRGLTMITSQLPIKAWHDVIGQPTFADAILDRIVYNAYRLELEGQSMRKTISKIDYEMPQT from the coding sequence TTGTTCCGCAGAACCACGAAAGCACCCCTGCTGATCCTCAAGAACTGGGGGCCAGACCGGCTGACCGCCACGCAACGCCGAGATTGCATGGAGACCGTCGAGGGACGCTATGGACGCGGATTAACCATGATTACCAGCCAGCTGCCCATCAAAGCCTGGCATGACGTCATCGGGCAGCCGACCTTCGCAGACGCGATCCTCGATCGCATCGTTTACAACGCTTACCGCCTCGAACTCGAGGGACAGTCCATGCGCAAAACCATTAGCAAAATAGATTACGAAATGCCTCAAACCTGA
- a CDS encoding GAF domain-containing sensor histidine kinase gives MSKRGANKPQTSLIQAQNIDSFLFRRGESDVQPQIRQNHGSKTVLVNKNRQLEIIGSSTMAKTYTFEALGLLHGSMDEGLLNINTLATRVFGVAVSFVSVLERQEGRQYMSAHSGSCFDDPDLHDIPIEGSICQYVQVSQQTVAIPDLLKDARTRNSELISKTGMRSYLGSPIHTTAGKVIGAICCMDESPRNWTQDEIGILEGMARCVDDIVSARTSALEENKARIELQEIMETRSGYIAHVSHEIRTPLTGIIGSIKLLKGAKSEKQLKSLMSILDRSADKLQSFVNDILDLAKLDAGYFEIVKEEMDIGKLASDILSEFTALVDTKSISLSVKNQLDENLYFADRTAFQTILQNLIGNAIKFTDTGSVTVSIGEDSYGQVAIKVIDTGIGIAPEHHEKIFKEFQQAESVTARTYGGTGLGMSIVKRMVERMEGTISVKSQLGQGSTFLILVPLELAAQRKIAA, from the coding sequence TTGAGCAAGCGCGGCGCGAACAAACCGCAGACATCGCTTATCCAAGCCCAAAATATTGACAGCTTTCTATTTCGGCGAGGTGAAAGTGATGTCCAGCCTCAAATTCGCCAAAATCATGGTTCTAAAACAGTATTGGTTAACAAGAATCGTCAGTTAGAAATTATCGGGAGCAGCACGATGGCTAAGACATATACGTTTGAAGCTCTTGGATTGCTGCATGGCAGCATGGACGAGGGCCTCCTGAACATTAACACTCTTGCAACACGCGTTTTTGGTGTAGCCGTCTCCTTTGTCTCGGTCCTTGAAAGGCAAGAGGGGCGCCAATATATGTCCGCCCATTCAGGGTCTTGTTTTGACGATCCAGATTTGCATGACATACCAATTGAGGGGTCGATTTGTCAGTATGTACAGGTGAGTCAGCAGACGGTTGCTATTCCAGATCTGCTTAAAGATGCCCGCACTCGAAACAGCGAGTTGATATCCAAAACCGGTATGCGTTCCTATCTTGGCAGCCCAATCCATACGACTGCTGGAAAGGTTATCGGGGCAATTTGCTGCATGGATGAATCCCCACGAAATTGGACACAGGATGAAATAGGTATCCTTGAAGGCATGGCCCGCTGCGTTGACGACATCGTGAGTGCGAGGACCTCGGCCTTGGAAGAAAACAAGGCGCGTATAGAGCTGCAAGAAATCATGGAAACCCGGAGTGGGTATATCGCGCACGTCAGTCACGAAATCAGGACACCGCTCACAGGTATCATCGGTTCGATTAAACTGCTGAAGGGGGCGAAATCTGAAAAACAATTGAAAAGTCTTATGTCGATACTTGATCGATCAGCGGACAAGTTACAGAGTTTTGTGAACGACATCCTTGATTTAGCCAAGCTCGATGCCGGATACTTCGAGATTGTGAAAGAAGAAATGGATATCGGAAAACTCGCAAGTGATATCTTGAGCGAGTTCACAGCACTGGTAGATACAAAGTCAATTAGCCTTAGTGTCAAAAATCAACTTGATGAAAATCTCTATTTTGCAGATAGAACAGCGTTTCAAACCATCCTGCAAAATTTGATCGGGAATGCGATTAAATTTACGGATACGGGTTCTGTCACTGTGAGCATAGGTGAAGATTCCTATGGGCAAGTTGCCATTAAAGTCATCGACACAGGCATTGGTATCGCGCCGGAGCATCACGAAAAGATCTTCAAGGAGTTCCAACAAGCAGAGTCTGTCACTGCAAGAACTTACGGGGGAACAGGTCTTGGTATGTCTATAGTCAAACGAATGGTTGAACGGATGGAGGGTACAATCAGTGTCAAAAGCCAGCTTGGCCAAGGTTCGACATTCTTGATCTTGGTTCCCTTGGAGTTAGCCGCCCAGCGTAAAATTGCGGCTTAA
- a CDS encoding heavy metal translocating P-type ATPase: MNHDHHHTASEIPTGTEAAKDPVCGMEVAVKPEGRHADFEGETFHFCSEKCQTKFKADPWHYASDRAAEQTKAAPAEVQYTCPMHPEIIRDAPGACPICGMALEPMLPSDEPSEELTDFTRRMWISAGAAVPLIVLTMGGMVGLPVRDWIGHQMASYLEFVLATPIVLWAAWPFFKRGWDSVVNRSPNMWTLISLGVSAAYLYSIFATFLPGLFPEQYRMGQGVGTYFEASVVIVALVFVGQVLELRARERTGDAIRALLDLAPKTARRILPDGNEYDAPLENIMEGDRLRVRPGDAVPVDGTVIEGRSSLDESMLTGEAMPVEKGPGDAVTGATINKNGSLVMEAGKVGADTVLAQIVTMVSNARRSRAPIQGLADRVSAIFVPTVVGAAIFAFAMWMIFGPEPALVFAIASAVSVLIIACPCALGLATPISITTAAGRGAQAGVLIKDAEALERMASVDTLIVDKTGTLTMGKPTLTDTVALGDIPEADLLSLAAALERGSEHPLAEAIVEGAEAAGAARQDASDFEAITGKGVRGQIGGRAVALGNTAMMQEMGLDTGAAEAKADTLRTEGKTAMFIAVDGTLAGIVAVADPIKDSTAQAIKKLHAQGLRVIMATGDNERTALAVAGKLGIDEVRAGVLPEDKKDLIDQLRRDGHKIAMAGDGVNDAPALAAGDVGIAMGTGADVAMESAGITLLGGDLMGIVRARKLARATLRNIKQNLFFAFAYNTLGVPIAAGLLYPVTGLLLSPMIAAAAMSLSSVSVISNALRLRRVDL; the protein is encoded by the coding sequence ATGAACCACGATCACCATCACACTGCGTCCGAAATACCGACAGGAACCGAGGCGGCGAAGGACCCGGTTTGCGGGATGGAGGTCGCTGTCAAGCCCGAGGGGCGACACGCGGATTTTGAAGGCGAGACTTTCCATTTTTGCTCTGAAAAATGTCAAACCAAGTTCAAGGCTGACCCTTGGCACTACGCCTCGGATCGGGCCGCAGAACAGACAAAGGCGGCACCCGCCGAAGTCCAGTACACCTGCCCAATGCATCCCGAGATCATCCGCGACGCGCCTGGGGCCTGCCCGATCTGCGGCATGGCGCTTGAGCCGATGCTGCCCTCGGACGAGCCAAGCGAGGAGTTGACCGATTTCACCCGCCGAATGTGGATTTCGGCGGGCGCGGCGGTGCCGCTGATCGTCCTGACGATGGGAGGAATGGTCGGTCTGCCGGTGCGCGACTGGATCGGGCATCAGATGGCGAGCTATCTGGAATTTGTGCTGGCCACGCCAATAGTGCTTTGGGCAGCATGGCCATTTTTCAAGCGGGGCTGGGACTCCGTTGTGAACCGCTCGCCAAACATGTGGACGCTGATCAGCCTTGGTGTTTCCGCAGCCTATCTCTATTCGATCTTCGCCACGTTCCTGCCGGGCCTTTTCCCCGAACAATATCGTATGGGCCAGGGCGTCGGCACATACTTCGAGGCATCGGTGGTGATCGTTGCGCTGGTCTTTGTTGGTCAGGTGCTGGAACTGCGCGCACGCGAACGTACGGGTGACGCGATCCGCGCGCTTCTTGACCTCGCGCCAAAGACCGCGCGGCGGATCCTGCCGGACGGCAATGAATACGACGCGCCGCTCGAAAACATCATGGAGGGTGATCGTCTGCGTGTGCGCCCCGGCGATGCGGTCCCGGTGGATGGAACGGTGATCGAGGGGCGTTCCAGCTTGGACGAAAGTATGCTGACCGGCGAGGCGATGCCCGTCGAGAAAGGCCCAGGCGATGCGGTAACAGGCGCCACAATCAACAAGAACGGTTCTCTGGTAATGGAAGCGGGCAAAGTAGGTGCTGATACCGTCTTGGCGCAGATCGTGACAATGGTGTCGAACGCACGGCGATCTCGTGCCCCGATTCAGGGACTGGCGGACCGGGTCTCAGCTATATTTGTTCCAACGGTAGTGGGGGCCGCGATCTTTGCCTTTGCGATGTGGATGATCTTTGGACCCGAACCCGCACTGGTTTTTGCCATCGCTTCAGCCGTCTCTGTGTTGATCATCGCATGCCCCTGTGCGCTGGGGCTCGCCACGCCGATCTCGATCACCACAGCGGCAGGACGCGGAGCGCAGGCGGGCGTGCTGATCAAGGACGCCGAGGCGTTGGAACGTATGGCGAGCGTCGATACGTTGATCGTAGACAAAACTGGCACGCTGACCATGGGCAAGCCGACGCTGACTGACACAGTAGCGCTGGGGGATATACCCGAAGCAGACCTGCTGTCGCTGGCCGCGGCACTTGAACGCGGGTCCGAGCATCCTCTGGCCGAAGCAATTGTTGAAGGGGCCGAAGCGGCGGGCGCAGCGCGTCAAGATGCATCCGACTTTGAGGCCATCACTGGCAAGGGTGTGCGTGGACAGATCGGCGGACGCGCCGTCGCGCTTGGCAACACCGCAATGATGCAAGAGATGGGGCTGGACACGGGCGCGGCCGAGGCAAAGGCCGATACCCTGCGAACTGAGGGCAAGACAGCGATGTTCATCGCGGTTGATGGGACGCTGGCAGGCATCGTGGCCGTGGCCGACCCGATCAAGGACAGCACTGCGCAGGCGATCAAGAAACTCCATGCGCAAGGGCTGCGCGTCATCATGGCGACTGGCGACAACGAACGCACGGCGCTGGCGGTGGCGGGCAAGCTCGGCATCGACGAGGTGCGTGCGGGCGTCCTGCCGGAAGACAAGAAGGACCTGATCGACCAATTGCGGAGGGATGGTCACAAGATTGCCATGGCAGGTGATGGCGTGAACGACGCACCCGCGCTCGCCGCCGGCGATGTCGGCATTGCCATGGGTACCGGCGCCGATGTGGCGATGGAAAGCGCCGGGATCACCCTTCTTGGCGGCGACCTAATGGGCATCGTGCGGGCGCGCAAGTTGGCACGGGCGACCCTGCGCAACATCAAGCAGAACCTGTTCTTCGCCTTCGCCTACAACACGCTTGGCGTGCCAATTGCAGCGGGGTTGCTTTACCCCGTAACGGGCCTTCTACTCTCACCGATGATCGCGGCGGCCGCTATGAGCCTATCGTCAGTCTCTGTCATCAGTAACGCGCTTCGCCTTCGGCGGGTTGATCTTTAG
- a CDS encoding TVP38/TMEM64 family protein has protein sequence MSLRAAILAGLAILGIALFGVWQFAPSLFTEARGLLDAERLEMLVARAGIWGPVVIVALMTVAVVASPVPSAPIALAAGAAYGNIWGTVQVVIGAELGALIAFGLARILGHDVLRRVFGDRVDAGLLGSQTALTATVLASRLMPFVSFDIISYAAGLSKINSWRFALATLVGIIPASFLLAHFGSEAVSGDLGRATWAVLGLGLVTGLPLLWVALRKQPEKGTPDHQRK, from the coding sequence ATGAGTCTGCGCGCGGCGATCCTTGCAGGGTTGGCGATCCTCGGGATCGCCCTGTTCGGTGTGTGGCAGTTCGCGCCATCATTGTTCACCGAGGCACGTGGGCTGCTGGACGCCGAGCGTCTCGAAATGCTGGTGGCGCGCGCAGGCATTTGGGGGCCCGTCGTGATCGTCGCGCTTATGACCGTCGCGGTCGTGGCCAGCCCGGTCCCGAGCGCGCCGATCGCGCTGGCGGCTGGGGCAGCCTACGGAAATATTTGGGGGACGGTGCAGGTCGTGATCGGTGCCGAGCTCGGGGCGCTGATCGCGTTCGGCTTGGCGCGAATTCTGGGGCATGATGTCTTGCGACGGGTGTTTGGTGATCGGGTCGATGCCGGTCTGCTCGGGTCGCAAACCGCATTGACGGCGACAGTCTTGGCCAGCCGCCTAATGCCATTCGTATCATTCGACATAATCAGCTACGCGGCGGGGCTTAGCAAAATTAACTCTTGGCGCTTCGCACTTGCAACACTGGTTGGCATCATTCCAGCAAGCTTCCTGCTCGCCCATTTCGGTAGCGAGGCGGTCAGCGGAGATCTCGGACGGGCGACATGGGCGGTGCTCGGCCTCGGGCTTGTGACCGGTTTGCCGCTGCTCTGGGTGGCGCTGCGGAAACAGCCAGAAAAGGGAACTCCCGACCACCAAAGGAAATGA
- a CDS encoding DUF302 domain-containing protein, producing the protein MSYTINRMFKDSTFDNIDARTRQALADHGFGVLTGIDVKKTMKKKLDVEMPAYRILGACNPKMAYQAIGIEPRVGAMLPCNVILREVEGGVEVSAVDPVASMQAIENAELTAVAGEVRDLLVKAVKAI; encoded by the coding sequence GTGAGCTACACAATCAATCGCATGTTCAAAGACTCCACTTTCGACAACATTGACGCCCGCACCCGCCAAGCCCTTGCGGACCATGGCTTCGGCGTACTGACCGGGATCGACGTCAAAAAGACGATGAAGAAGAAGCTCGATGTCGAGATGCCGGCCTATCGAATTCTCGGTGCCTGCAACCCGAAGATGGCGTATCAGGCGATCGGGATCGAGCCGCGGGTCGGTGCGATGCTTCCCTGCAACGTCATCCTGCGCGAAGTTGAGGGCGGCGTTGAGGTCAGTGCCGTCGACCCGGTGGCGTCGATGCAGGCGATAGAAAACGCTGAACTGACGGCCGTCGCGGGCGAGGTGCGTGACCTTCTGGTTAAGGCCGTAAAGGCGATCTGA
- a CDS encoding SHOCT domain-containing protein, producing MEFRNKAIVPSMAGALCVAATSAVAQVGEIPGRNSFYDHGHDMMWGSSQWGGFGMMLGPIFMILIVVGIVAGIIYLLRLSGAVGPAVNNHAAHDRALSHLKERYAKGEIDSTEFTERKKLLAE from the coding sequence ATGGAATTCAGGAACAAGGCGATTGTCCCGAGCATGGCGGGTGCGCTCTGCGTCGCCGCGACGTCGGCGGTGGCACAGGTCGGGGAAATCCCGGGTCGAAACAGCTTTTACGATCATGGACATGACATGATGTGGGGGAGTAGCCAATGGGGAGGGTTTGGAATGATGCTTGGGCCGATCTTCATGATCCTGATCGTGGTCGGGATCGTTGCCGGGATCATATATCTCCTGCGCCTGTCTGGTGCGGTCGGTCCCGCCGTAAACAATCACGCTGCGCACGATCGCGCCTTGTCGCATCTGAAGGAACGCTATGCCAAGGGTGAGATCGATTCTACCGAATTCACTGAACGCAAGAAGCTTCTGGCTGAATGA
- a CDS encoding multicopper oxidase family protein has protein sequence MKRRHFLTSTSAAILTAGALSQTPVRRAFAQGKAPQTRLAMPPVLDTRATRRLSLTTTSGSSSFFGGPATPTAGYSQGYLGPTILMQNGDLAAEVKNTLDEPISTHWHGLLTPGEHDGSPHLAIAPGGTWQPEMTIAQDPATIWYHSHIHERTAEQVYFGLAGVIHVTDGQDDARGLPSTYGVDDLTLVLQDRRFDASGRMVYDPSMMDIMHGFAGNRMLVNGQAGATAVVPQGIVRLRLLNGSNARIYTLFFDDLRAMHLVATDGGFLPTPVDLDTLRLAPGERAEILVDFSGGNEPVLMSDPGQAYGVLQFETDTTLATRITRLPEQLDGAPEDLSGAEIATTRQVSLDMGMGGMMMGGGGFAINGHPYEMDRIDFEVARGTVERWQIRSTMVAHPFHVHGVRFRVVTENGGPPRPENTGWKDTVLVSGEAEILARFDQPASRKTPFMFHCHILEHEDAGMMGQFTVT, from the coding sequence ATGAAAAGACGCCATTTCCTAACCTCGACCTCGGCAGCGATCCTGACCGCTGGCGCGCTTTCACAAACGCCGGTCCGACGTGCGTTTGCGCAGGGAAAAGCTCCGCAAACGCGTCTCGCCATGCCGCCTGTTCTTGATACGCGGGCGACGAGGCGGCTGTCCCTGACGACGACGTCGGGCAGCAGCAGCTTTTTCGGTGGGCCTGCCACACCGACGGCGGGCTACAGTCAGGGGTATCTGGGCCCGACCATCCTGATGCAAAACGGCGATCTGGCGGCCGAGGTGAAGAATACTCTCGACGAGCCCATCAGCACGCATTGGCACGGCCTTCTGACCCCGGGAGAGCATGACGGTAGTCCCCATCTTGCGATTGCACCCGGTGGCACATGGCAGCCCGAGATGACAATTGCACAGGATCCGGCAACCATCTGGTATCACTCACATATCCACGAGCGCACTGCAGAACAGGTCTATTTCGGACTGGCCGGCGTCATCCACGTGACGGACGGGCAGGACGATGCGCGCGGCCTGCCGTCCACTTATGGCGTCGACGATCTAACACTGGTCTTGCAGGATCGTCGGTTTGATGCCTCCGGACGCATGGTCTATGACCCTTCCATGATGGATATAATGCATGGGTTTGCCGGAAACCGTATGCTGGTCAATGGTCAGGCCGGCGCGACAGCGGTCGTGCCGCAGGGGATCGTACGGCTACGCCTGCTCAATGGCTCTAACGCCCGAATTTACACGCTCTTTTTCGACGACCTGCGCGCGATGCACCTCGTGGCAACAGATGGCGGCTTCCTTCCCACGCCTGTTGATCTCGACACGTTGCGCCTTGCACCCGGCGAGAGGGCTGAGATCCTTGTGGATTTCTCGGGCGGTAATGAGCCGGTTTTGATGAGTGATCCGGGTCAGGCCTACGGCGTCTTGCAGTTCGAGACTGACACGACGCTCGCGACGCGGATTACTCGCCTGCCAGAACAACTGGACGGTGCACCCGAGGACCTGTCGGGTGCCGAGATTGCAACCACCAGGCAGGTCTCGCTCGACATGGGCATGGGCGGCATGATGATGGGCGGCGGTGGCTTTGCCATCAACGGGCACCCCTACGAGATGGACCGGATCGATTTTGAGGTCGCCCGAGGAACCGTGGAACGCTGGCAAATCCGCAGCACCATGGTCGCGCATCCGTTCCACGTCCATGGTGTGCGGTTTAGGGTCGTGACCGAGAACGGCGGCCCTCCGCGACCCGAGAATACCGGCTGGAAAGATACCGTACTGGTGTCTGGCGAGGCCGAGATCCTCGCCAGGTTCGACCAGCCCGCAAGCCGCAAGACACCGTTCATGTTTCACTGCCACATCCTCGAGCATGAAGATGCTGGTATGATGGGCCAGTTCACCGTTACCTGA
- a CDS encoding sterol desaturase family protein — translation MIRWTNNLGLVVIDTIALRLSSPILAVGLAVHAQDRGWGLLNVIEAPGWVVVLVSIVVLDLVIYLQHVIFHAVPVLWRLHRMHHADLELDVTTGLRFHLVEILLSIGIKLVAFMALGPNCCGSANLRYPVERNFDVQPP, via the coding sequence GTGATCCGCTGGACGAACAATCTGGGCCTCGTTGTAATTGATACTATTGCGCTGCGATTGAGTTCCCCGATCCTTGCGGTTGGATTGGCTGTGCATGCTCAGGACCGCGGCTGGGGGCTGTTAAATGTCATCGAAGCGCCGGGGTGGGTTGTGGTTCTTGTCTCGATCGTCGTGCTTGATCTGGTTATTTATCTGCAGCACGTCATTTTCCATGCGGTGCCCGTGTTGTGGCGATTGCACCGGATGCACCACGCTGACCTCGAGCTTGATGTTACCACGGGCTTGCGATTTCATCTGGTTGAAATTTTGCTGTCGATTGGGATCAAGCTGGTTGCATTTATGGCTTTGGGCCCGAACTGTTGTGGCAGTGCTAATCTTCGATATCCTGTTGAACGCAACTTCGATGTTCAACCACCCTAA
- a CDS encoding sterol desaturase family protein, translated as MHLWLWARTVVAVLIFDILLNATSMFNHPNIRFPILVDRFLRLIVVTPDMHRVHYSNIQEETNSNFGFSRPLWHRLLGTYKAQPKAGYEEMSIGIEQFRTTRDLWLDRMLVQQIKRPASGYPINSETRKKS; from the coding sequence TTGCATTTATGGCTTTGGGCCCGAACTGTTGTGGCAGTGCTAATCTTCGATATCCTGTTGAACGCAACTTCGATGTTCAACCACCCTAATATCCGGTTTCCGATACTTGTGGACCGTTTCCTCCGCTTGATTGTGGTCACGCCAGATATGCACCGCGTCCATTATTCGAACATACAAGAGGAGACTAACAGCAATTTTGGCTTCAGCCGGCCTCTGTGGCACAGGTTGCTTGGCACCTACAAGGCGCAGCCAAAAGCGGGCTACGAGGAGATGTCGATCGGTATCGAGCAGTTCCGTACAACGCGTGACCTTTGGCTCGACCGGATGCTGGTTCAACAGATCAAACGCCCGGCAAGCGGCTATCCGATCAATAGTGAGACGCGAAAGAAGTCTTGA